From the genome of Brassica oleracea var. oleracea cultivar TO1000 chromosome C4, BOL, whole genome shotgun sequence:
GTTTATTTTAGCAAAAACCCATTTAATAAATGGGTCTCAAGTGGGTTACCCATTTAAAACCCGACTGACTTAATGGGTCTAAATCGGCATTTATTTTTTTTCAGAACCCATTAAAAGCCTGCGAACCTAACATCCCTAATTGGGACAATCAATCCAACTCCTGATTTAATGAAAGGGAATGTGAAATCGACGTAAGAGGATCTGTTCGCCAGTATGGTTGTATCTCCCACAACCGCATCATACCTCTGCAATTAATAGAGAGAATAAAAGAAATAGTTTCACTAAGATAGTTTTTTTGTAACTGCTCTCTCTTAAAGGGAAGATTAGTTAGTGATCTGATATTACTCACCCCAAGGAACACTTGGTGGACCAAGTCATTGTAATTACCGGCTGCTTTACCATTACGTTTCTCAAAAGGTATGAACTCATAGGAGACGTCATAAGGCAGTTCCCGAATCACAGCCTCAAAGAAATCTATGCAGAAACCTGTGATGACTGTTGAATTGGTGATAGGATCCCTTGTGACCTTCACGAGATCAGTGTAACCGGTTCTCTTTGGAACTCCGATGCGCAACTTCTTCCCATTAGTCGGGATCTCCCATCCTTTTGGAACAGAATCAGCATCTCCAGGCCATATAATGGGCTTAAGATGATCTTTCCAAGTTGATAAGGCGCTCTCGCTGCTCCGAGGTTGCTGGTCTATTTTCTTCACAAGACCGTTTTCCTCTGTCCAGAATCCTATTGACCTTTCTCTGGTTCCGAGAACATTAACAATCTCAAACACCGATGGTTGCAGTTGCCCGTTGATGAAACGAAAATCCCCTGCGAGTCCTTTGAACTGCACTTGTGAGAGTGTCTGGAGAAGCTTTGGACCTAATTGTGATGAACCAAGAGCTTCAAGTTCAGAAATATTCCTTCCAAGATCCGCATTGCTGAAAGTTAAGTTGTTTGTCCCAGCATCTTCAATGGCTATTGCCAGTGCGGTGGTAGCATCATATGCCCACAATCCGTAGACTGTAAGCTCCTTACGTGGGAATCTCTTCCTCCATCGAGATCGAAATTTGTCGAGTTCTTTGGATTTCTGAATATAGGTTTTAACACCCAATACCCCTTCCATAGCCTCAATACTCACCTCACTTAACAAACTTAAGTCATCTGTAACTCCGTTGGTTAGGATCCAGACATACCCCGGTCTCATCAGACCAATCTCCTTAGCTTTGACGAAGACTCTCGAGGCAAGAGAAGAGTACATGTGGACAATAAACACTCTTGTGGGCATGGTCATCATATTAAGAAGCTCTATGGAGATTTCATCATCAGTGGCATTGAGTGCGATGACAGATCTATAAGGTATTCGAACGTTGATTTCTTGTAATGCATCAGTGAGACGAGGCATTATACCTTCTCCAAATGTGTTGTCGATGTAAACAGGAACAACTTCTCTCCACCCGAACAGCTTGATGATAGATTTGATGGCGTTCACTTGAGAGGAATCTTCATACGTAGCACGCAAGAAGTATGGACTACGGAGAGATGTTAGAAATGGGCTTGTTGCAGAGTAGGAAACAACTGGAACCTGTGTTTTTTGGCCAATCTCGATTAAGAAATGATCTTGCATTGAAGTCCACGGCCCCAAAATAGCTTTCACTTGCTTGTTCTTTATCAGCTCAAGCGCTGTGACATTTTCGAAACCAAGAAAAATTCAGTAATGGTACATGCCGATGTATTGAGAGAGAGAGAGAGAGAGCGAGAGAGAGATTACCTGCAGCTGCTGCGCCCACAACGTCCTTTCTGGAGTCACCGACGTTGATAACAAGCCTTGTCTGAAACTCAGGACGAGAAGAATAAAAATCGGAAAGAGACAAATTGACACATAGCATGGCAACCTCCGAGTTTGTAGTCCCGACATCAGTTACGGCACCCACATTGACTTCGGTTCTTCTGTTGTTCTGTCCTCGGCTAAGCTCCATAAAGAACACCGAGAAGAAGAAGAAGAAAATTATCTTGTTTTTCATCTGAGGGTTTCTTATAAAAAAAAAGTGTTTAATTTTCAAGTATGGGAAGTAATTAATAATGATCGATCTATGTCCCTATATATAGTAAAGTTTTGATAAGGTGGTGAATTTTTTAATTTCAAATTCGCATCTAGACGAAGTCCGAAGAAGCAATCTAATAAGTATTTGGAATATTTCTAAATATCTTATTGTTTATTTTATTAATTATATTAATTTAGATAGTTATCTTTATTGTTTTAGGATTTTATTATATATAGCCGTCTAAACCTAAGTTTGTATTCAATTGATGATTTATTAATAAAATTGAGAGTTCTTTCTTTGTTGTTCCTTGAATTCGGTAGATCATTGGTGATTTCAACGAATTTAAAAAGACATTGATCTTAGTCATTTTTAGACTAAATAAGATCTTTGTGATTATCTTAGTTTTTCGGGTATTTCTAAAAATCAACGGATCTCTAATTGTATCCCTATAAAACTTCCGCTACATCAGTTGGTATAAGAGCCATCACTTTGATTTTTCAATCAAGGTTCGTTTCTGTTTCCAAGTTACCATGTTGCTTGGCTGTTTTTTATCAAAGGGATGATTATCTTTTTAATTCAACCGACGATTTGTACGGAGAGTACAAAGAAATTTCTGGTCCTGCGATATATGATAATTATGTTGAAGACATGATTATTGTCAAGCACGTAGATTTCATATTTTGGAATTATGCGTTCAAGACAACAAAAGTCAACGTGAGAAATTCCGTTGGTGTTATCAAAGGCGAGACTGAAAATTCTAACCATGAAGAAGATGGTGAGACAACACGTGCATTGCAAGAGTGTTGGGAATCATGTGGCTACTCATTTATCACTAGGTTAAGGGCATATACATCACTGAACTCCATGGAAGGGGTTTACGAAGTATTTTTTTATTATTATTTTTTTCTGTTTGATTTTTGTTTTAAAAAGAAAAAAAAATAATTAATCGGACCAATCGCGGATCGCTACGTGCCGTGGGGTCTGCGCTACAGTAATGATCCGGGTTTAGTGCAGTGACTCTGCAGGAGACAGGTTCACTTCTTTTGCTTATTTTAATATATTTTTTTTTCGAAAACTGTGTGAACTTCCCGTGGAGTTCACTGATGCAGATACTCTAATGGGTATAGCGACGTGTAACTTTACGGTGGAGTCGGAGAAAGTCATGAATGATATTATTGAAGAAATTATCAGAAGTTGTTTAGGAGTGTTTCAAGTTTGGGGTCATCAATCAAAGAAACTAACAGAAAAGGAATATCTACAGAAGAACAAGATTCGAGAGGGCGAATCTTCTCTAACCCGGAGAGAATGATGCAGATAAGTATTTGGAATATTTCCAAATATCTTATTGTTTATTTTATTAATTATATTAATTTAGATAGTTATTTTTATTGTTTTAGGGTTTTATGGTTTTATTATATATAGCCATCTAAGCTTAAATTTGTATTTATTAATAAAATTGAGAGTTCTCTCTTTTCTCTCTTTGTTGTTCCTTGATTTTGGTAGATCATTGGCGATCTCAACGAATTTAAGAAGACATTGATCTTAGGCATTTTTAGACTAAATAAGATCTTTGTGATTATCTTAGTTTTCCGGGTATTCTAAGAATCAACGAATCTCTAGTTCTATCTCTATAAGGCTTCCGCTGCGTCACAATCAAATATGACAGGGATAGTATATTTTTTTTATCAAATACATGATAGAGATAGAGATAGTATCAAATACAATTTCAAAGTACGGCCAATTCTAATATAATATTTCCATATTGAGTAGGATTAGAGTAGGATTCTAGTTTTGTAGGAGACGACAGTGGCGAACCTAAGTTGACTAGGGAGACGGCAGTTGCCCCCACAAAAATATAGAAATAAATGTATTTGCATAAGAAACAACAAGCTTTTCGTAGCATAGATGATTTCAGTCCTTTACCTGCCTCCCCTAGACCACGGTTTGAATTCCCTTCTAGCCATATATTTCCCTTTCATTTATTTTATGTCCCCACAAAAAATGTATCCTAGATTCGCCACTGGGAGACGACTTAGCATTCTCTTTTGTATTTAAATTAGTTTATATATTGATCTGACAAAAATAACTGAGCAAGTAGTATAGAAGTAAAACATAATATAATTCCATAGACTTTGCCGTTAAAATGCCCAGGTTGGAGCAGTCACTTTCACTGTGGGATGATTTACTTGAATTGTAAATAAAAACGACTATTTCATGATATCCAAATCAAATAAAGTCAATCCATGATTATAAGGAAAAATTCTACTATTAAAATACTTCAACTAAATTTAGTTTAGTTTTTAATATCTAAATTTTATTATTATCCAGTTTTAAAATTTCACAAATTATTTAACAAAGTATTTTATCAATTTCAATACATCAATTTTCAAGATCGTGTCTGTTATTCTCGACTTAACAGAATGTTAATTTTATTTATAATAAAATGTTAATATTTTAATAAAATAAGATAATTTTCAAAAATATTTTAAGAATCTAAATTCTAAAACTAGAAAATAATTATTAGATCTTAGATTAAAATTATAATTGAAATTAAAAATTTCAAAAGTCTAATTAATTATTTTAATTTTAGTTACGAATTATACTAGTTATGGTTCTAGTTATAATATACTCATTTTAGTTGTACTAGTAATGTTATGTGCTCTTTTTGTCGTGAATTTCGTACAGTTAAAAGATAAAGTTTGATTTTAGATGTGAGATAATGGATTGAAAATGATGATAAGTTGATCGATTTAGGATTGAAAAAAAAAAAAGTCACACCAAAAGTCTTGCACAAGAACAATAACAAGAACAAGAACAAGAAAGTGATATAGTTGTGGGGGATTGTGTTTCAAATCGTAGATTTAGAATCATATGTGAGTTGTGTTTTGGATCAGAATTCAGATAGGATTTTGGATAAAATAGTAATAGTATTGATTAGTAAGTATCAAGTAGAGTTGTTCCGATTCTTTGGATCAGTAGAGTTGTTCCGGTTCTTTGTTGAAGTTTTGTTACTGGAAATGGTGATGCTTTTGGTTCCTTGGGTAAAATTGTTTGCTTAATTTGCAACAAGAGTGGAACTATGTTTACTGCTGGTGAGGATCGACAGTGAAGGTGCATCAGAAGATCCCTAGTTGGTTGCTTCTGCATCTTCTGATGGGGGATCATAGTTCGGGACATGCGAATGGCGCCTAAAGAGCCGAGACAAATTCTAAATCAAGGCTCGCAGGTCTTGCCGGATCAGCTCTTAAATGTGAGTTTATTTGTTGTCAGAATACAGGTTTCTTATAAAACATAAAGACAGTAAAAATTGCTATGACATCTTTCTCTGTTTTATTCAGCTATGAGAAAGACACACATTGGAAATCAAAAAGCTCAGAAGCTAGAAGAAGTGCCGAACTCGGGACGAGCGCTGCTTCTTATTGACTAGAATTGCTACCTACATAGTTAGTTCCTAATCGTTAGTGCAGCCTTAGTGTGACCTCATAAAGCACTTATACCAACGAACAGGTTCCACTTACACTGCCACACAGCAGACAAACATCTGAAAATTCAAGACACATTTTTGTAAACTTGGAACATGTTTCCATTCAGTTACATACTGCAGGTAAGGAAAGGAGCTCAGCTTAAGAAAAAGAGATATACAAGTGAGAGACAGACTCTCAACTCTCAACTCTCAACTCTCAAACAAAGGCCCACCCACTTGAGCAAGTTCATAAAAAAGGAGAGAATGTTGTTGACTCAAAGCACAACATCTAGAGATTTCCTAATGATAAAATTACCAGCGATCAAAGCATGATCACCACACCACTGATAAACTTTACCCCAAATCTGACCCCCTTTGCGTATTTCCAGCGAAACCTCCTTGGTTAACCACGAGAATTCTCCTTTTCCATATAACAAAACCAGTTTCCCACCATAACTCACAGTCTGCAACCAACAACAAGCAGCACGTCTTATCTCAGCCAACAAATCATCCAAACCTTTCACCACTTGCCAACACTTGCGCTCTGGATCATACGCCCTCAACTCCTTGTCAGACCAATCGTAAAAGAACAAAACATCATCAACAACACAAGCGCTCTCACCCCCAACACTTGGAACTCAGCACCTCGTTCATATATCCTCGAACCCACAGCTGCGAAGCTTCCATAAGGAGGTATAGCAGGAGGCTGCTGCTATTGCCCCGGCGGAGCGTATACAAACGGTTCACGCGGGTGGCACAGTTATAGAGGAAAACGTAGAGACAATGCTCGGTGCAGCCCAGCGAAAATCGTCGTCTCGCGTATATCTCAGGCGACGAAACGAGCGAACGGAAGCGCTTCGAAACGAGAGATACTCTCGGATAGTCAGATATCGGTAAGCGAGCTAAGATGTCAACGACGACGTCCTCCGGAAG
Proteins encoded in this window:
- the LOC106338939 gene encoding LOW QUALITY PROTEIN: glutamate receptor 2.2-like (The sequence of the model RefSeq protein was modified relative to this genomic sequence to represent the inferred CDS: inserted 1 base in 1 codon) produces the protein MKNKIIFFFFFSVFFMELSRGQNNRRTEVNVGAVTDVGTTNSEVAMLCVNLSLSDFYSSRPEFQTRLVINVGDSRKDVVGAAAAALELIKNKQVKAILGPWTSMQDHFLIEIGQKTQVPVVSYSATSPFLTSLRSPYFLRATYEDSSQVNAIKSIIKLFGWREVVPVYIDNTFGEGIMPRLTDALQEINVRIPYRSVIALNATDDEISIELLNMMTMPTRVFIVHMYSSLASRVFVKAKEIGLMRPGYVWILTNGVTDDLSLLSEVSIEAMEGVLGVKTYIQKSKELDKFRSRWRKRFPRKELTVYGLWAYDATTALAIAIEDAGTNNLTFSNADLGRNISELEALGSSQLGPKLLQTLSQVQFKGLAGDFRFINGQLQPSVFEIVNVLGTRERSIGFWTEENGLVKKIDQQPRSSESALSTWKDHLKPIIWPGDADSVPKGWEIPTNGKKLRIGVPKRTGYTDLVKVTRDPITNSTVITGFCIDFFEAVIRELPYDVSYEFIPFEKRNGKAAGNYNDLVHQVFLGRYDAVVGDTTILANRSSYVDFTFPFIKSGVGLIVPIRDSVKRGQFSFFKPLSLKLWLTSLGFFFIIGFTVWVVEHRVNPDFQGPKRYQASTIFWFAFSTMVFAPRERVFSFGARCLVISWYFIVLVLTQSYTASLASLLTTQQLNPTITSMSSLLERGERVGYQRTSFIFGKRIETGFSPSNLVPFDTSEECDELLRNGTKKGGISGAFLEIPYLRLFLGQYCNTYKMVEEPFNVDGFGFVFPIGSPXVSRAILKVAESPEATRLQRAWFKKKEESCPDPDTSPDPNPYVTSRQLGLDSFRFLFKVVFVICIMNLGYFIFCFLLKTGGKDLWGELKKADDESYINRVEKCSCSSKQQPPDDTNSQAAKPDENR